CCATCCCGAACACCTCCCACGGTCCGACGAAGTCGAGCTCCTCCGCGTCGTCGAAGATCAGAATTCCGGTCGTGATGGCCATCGTCGTTCTCCTGGTGGGTTCGTGATCGGGTCCGGGCTCAGGCCGCGGCCGAGCGGAAGCGCGCCCGGTACGCGGCCGGCGAGACGCGAACGCGGCGCAGGAACGAGCGGCGCAGGCTCTCGGCGCTGCCGAAGCCGCAGCGACGCGCCACCTCGTCCACGCCCGCGTCGGACTCCTCGAGCAGCCGCCGCGCGGCCTCGACCCGCGCTCGCTCGACCCAGCGCGCGGGCGTTTCGCCGACCTCGCGCGCGAAGACGCGCGCGAAGTTTCGCGGGCTCATCGCCGCGCGCCGGGCGAGCTCGCCTACGCCCAGCCCACCGCTCAGGTGCTCGCGTGCCCAGCTCTGCAGCGCGCGGATCGCGTCGTGCTCGGTGGCCTGGGCCTCGAGCTCGGCGCTGAACTGCGACTGCCCGCCGGGTCGCTTGAGGAAGAGCACCAGCCAGCGCGCGACCGTGAGCGCGAGCTCGCGGCCGTGGTCCTGCTCGACCAGCGCGAGCGCGAGATCCATTCCCGCGCAGACGCCCGCCGAGCTCCAGACCTTGCCGTCGCGCACGAAGATCGGATCGCTCTCGACCCGGACCTTCGGATAGAGCGACGCCAGCCGCGCGCAGCTCGCCCAGTGCGTGGTCGCGCGCCGACCGTCGAGAAGCCCCGCCTCGGCGAGCAGGAACGCCCCCGTGCACACCGACGCGACGCGTCGCGCGCCCGGCGCGCGACGGCGCAGGAACCCGATCAGCTCTCGGTCGCGCAGCGCCTGCGCGGTTCCGCTGCCGCCCGCGACCATCAGCGTGTCGATCGGTGCGCGCAGCTCGCGCAGCCCGCGGCCCGCGATCAGCTCGATTCCGGACGTGGAGAGCAGCCGGCCCGGCTCGCGCGCGGCGATCTCGATCTCGTAGCGCTTCGCGCGCCGGTCGCCGAGCTCGTCGAGCCGGCGGTTCGCGTTCGCGAACACCTCGAGCGGGCCGGTGACGTCGAGCACCTGTACCCCGGGATGGACGAGCATGACGACGCGCATCGCAGGCAGGGTGGCCGCGATCCGCTCTGGCCGCAATGACAAAGACCCCACGATTCCTGCCAGGTGCGGCAGGGTGCGCGCGGGAGGCCGCGTCTAGGGCCGGGGGCAGGCGTCGCCGAAACCGTCCTTGTCGGAATCGGCCTGGTCGGGATTGGCGAGGAAGGGGCAGACGTCGCAGCCGTCGGGATGGCCGTCCTGGTCCCGGTCGAGCTCCGAAGGCAGGCAGCCCGGAGTGCCGCAGGGCACGTCGCGCGCCCCGAATCGGCAGACACGGTACGGTGTCGACTCGAGGAACCGGGCCCAGTTCACGTAGATGGCGCTTCCGATCACGAGCTTCTCGCAGTTTCCCGAGCGCGCCGTCTGCTTCGAGCGGCAGCCCGCCGGGTTCGGGTCCTTCATGCGGATGCGCGGGTAGATCGCGCCGTCCGAGATCGCGAGCGCGTCGAGCTCGAGCCGGCACAGGTCGCGCCCGTCGATACTGCGCGTGCACGGTGCGGACGCGAGCACACGGTCGCTCGCGTCGACGAGCTCGACGACGTCGAAGCGCCGGGTCAGGCGCGGATCCCCGTTCGCGTTGCGCGGATCGTTCAGCGCCAGCAGGTGGACGTCGACCCGGCCGTCCGGCGCATCGAGCCTGGCTCCCATCGGCAGCCACGCGCTCCGCTTGCCCGCGCGCATCTCGAAGCGGAGCGCGGGCTTCCCAGAGCCCGAGTAGTAGCAGCGGCGCGCGTGCATCGCGTCGATCAGCGCCTCGCGCGTTCGCGCCCGCACCCAGCAGACCGTCGCGCCGTTGCGCAGCGACGCGGCGCTGCGCGGGCCCTTCGCGTCGTGACTGTCGGAGCCGAAGGCCGGGAACACGCGGTATCCCAGGCGCAGCGCGCGCTGGTAGCTCGGCTCCCACTCCGGGTCGCGCTTGCCGGAGCTGACCTCGACGCCCTGCACGAACGCGTCCGAGAAGCCGCCGGGAGCGTTGCGCGGGTGCAGAGGCCGCAGGTCCATCGCGTCGGCCGCGCCGGGGTGCGCCTGGATCAGTACGCCCTGCGGCAGGCTCGAGGTCGCGAGCCAGCGGTAGAGCCGGAACTCGTCGGCGCAGTACTCGTCGCCGCGGAGCCGCCCGTCCTCCGCGCAGAGCCCGAGCGTCTCGGCGGGCAGGATCACGATCTTGTGTCCGCCCTCGCGAGGTCCGACACCCTTCGGTGTGAACGCGTAGTTGGTGAACTCGCGGCCCGTGAGCGCGAGGAATCCGCCCGGCCCCTCCACGGTCCTGGACGTCGCGAGCCGCGAGAGCGCGAGCGCCTCGTTCGCGCGGGGGTCCAGCACCGCTCCCTCCGCGGCCATCGCGTCGGGGAAGCCCGCGGGCGTGACGTTCATCGACCACCAGCGGTACTTCTCGCTCGCCGTCTCCAGGCAGACGTTCGCGATCGCTCCGGGATGGTTCGTGTCGTGGTGCGAGAGGCTGCCCCACTCGTAGCCGGCCTCGCGCAGCGCGTCGTAGGCGTCGGCGCTCGAGCCGTTCTCGTGCAGGCCGCCCGGGAACCCGGGCACCGGCGGCTCGCGCTGGAGTCGCTCGATCATCCAGAGCGTTGCCGCGTGCTGGTGGCTGTCGCCGGCGGCGAGACTCATTCCCGCGTACGCATCCGGCAGCTCGCCGGCGCGTGCGGCCGCGGCGATCGCGAGCAGGAGCTGCAGCGCGAGCGTGCCCGCGCGCAAGCTCAATCCACGAGCCCCAGCCGCTCCAGCGCGGCCGACAGCCGCGCGGCGGTCGCGGCGAGTCGTGCCGGATCGCCCGGCACGCGCGTGTGGAGCTGCAGCGGCTCTCCGCGGGTCCGCGGCATCAGGTGCATGTGGTAGTGGAAGACCGTCTGTCCCGCGGCCTCGCCGTTCAGCTGGAAGACCATCAGCCCGTCGGGCGCGAGCTCCGCGCGAATCGCCGCGGCGACGCGAAGGGACGCCCGCGCGACCGCACCGAGCGTGGGCTCATCGACCTCGTAGAGGTTCTCGAAGTGGTCCTTCGTGACCACCAGCGCGTGCCCGTCGGTGACCGGGAAGATGTCCATGAAGACGATCGTGTGCGCGTCCTCGTAGACGCGGTGCGCACCGGCCTCGCCGCGCACGATCTTGCAGAAGATGCAGCCCGCGCTCCTCGGCATCCGGTCGCGCTCCGGGCTCAATCGAGCGGATCGAGCGGCGGAGCGTCCTTCGTCGGCGAGAGCGTGAAGCGCGGCTTGCGCTTCTCTAGGAAGCTCGTCACGCCCTCCTTCGCGTCCGCCATCCGCCCCAGCGCCCAGAGAGCCTTGCCCTCGCGCCGCGCGACACGCGCCGGCGGCGGGCCGCCCAGATGCTCCCAGATCATCTGCTTGGTGAGTGCGACCGAGACGGGCGCCGTGTTCTCGGCGATCTCGCGCGCGATCTCGAGCGCGCGCGGCAGCACGCGCTCCGCCGGAACCGCCTCGTTCACGAGCCCGAGCCGAGCGGCCTC
This Deltaproteobacteria bacterium DNA region includes the following protein-coding sequences:
- a CDS encoding GlxA family transcriptional regulator, encoding MRVVMLVHPGVQVLDVTGPLEVFANANRRLDELGDRRAKRYEIEIAAREPGRLLSTSGIELIAGRGLRELRAPIDTLMVAGGSGTAQALRDRELIGFLRRRAPGARRVASVCTGAFLLAEAGLLDGRRATTHWASCARLASLYPKVRVESDPIFVRDGKVWSSAGVCAGMDLALALVEQDHGRELALTVARWLVLFLKRPGGQSQFSAELEAQATEHDAIRALQSWAREHLSGGLGVGELARRAAMSPRNFARVFAREVGETPARWVERARVEAARRLLEESDAGVDEVARRCGFGSAESLRRSFLRRVRVSPAAYRARFRSAAA
- a CDS encoding HIT family protein, giving the protein MPRSAGCIFCKIVRGEAGAHRVYEDAHTIVFMDIFPVTDGHALVVTKDHFENLYEVDEPTLGAVARASLRVAAAIRAELAPDGLMVFQLNGEAAGQTVFHYHMHLMPRTRGEPLQLHTRVPGDPARLAATAARLSAALERLGLVD